Proteins co-encoded in one Rudaeicoccus suwonensis genomic window:
- a CDS encoding HNH endonuclease signature motif containing protein, producing MFDTSATPSTRDELAHLCGQINDGHARLIQLMRQVIRDEEWSSGGIRSPEHWLTAFAGLTWASASDIVRIARRSDELPTMARLIDDGRLTLGQAAVVSKYTPPEFDADVAEFASFATVTQLRRALSRYAFYAETRARRQAHSSEPEAAAGPSDHATPHDPSTTTTPHDPSTTATSPDPRLAADSTPAPEHPTFADASGASAPRTGAFLPADDATDPDKVAAALESAESEAPPPDDPATAPPRLEMRYAEGRFKLTYDAPADIGALVEQALLEAKDALFRLTDSVRPAATTSPTARNADISTTSATSTTSAHALSSDVDVTPNPDSTPATAAAVEPATSEPKNGAPYQRNHEKRWRRTTFADALLLMAQRSLDSGAPPQSSRNSRYRVYLHLDVNGHSWLGGGAAIPPTIRDRLICDGDIQPIWESEGRPVSVGRSQRIVPDRTRRLMEDRDRGCRYPGCLARHHLEAHHLDHWIDGGRTDVDRMLMLCGPHHDAHHRGDFSMVGDPDRPNGVVFCDRDGRPIRPLFAPFGGMHRADASACDDADESVDPLSTAPTRALPRPERHPAPDRRFSRYAGPTNDRLELAWVRFEPAG from the coding sequence ATGTTCGATACATCAGCAACTCCTTCAACCCGTGACGAGCTGGCTCATCTGTGCGGGCAGATCAACGACGGTCATGCGCGGCTGATCCAGTTGATGCGCCAGGTGATTCGCGACGAGGAGTGGTCCAGCGGCGGGATCCGTTCGCCGGAACACTGGCTCACCGCATTCGCCGGGCTCACCTGGGCGAGCGCCTCCGACATCGTGCGGATTGCTCGTCGGTCAGATGAGCTGCCCACCATGGCGCGGCTCATCGACGACGGTCGACTCACGCTCGGCCAGGCCGCAGTGGTATCGAAATACACGCCTCCCGAGTTTGACGCCGATGTGGCGGAGTTCGCTTCTTTCGCAACCGTTACGCAACTACGCCGCGCGCTCAGCCGGTACGCGTTCTACGCCGAGACACGAGCGCGTCGACAAGCACACTCGTCAGAACCCGAAGCTGCCGCCGGCCCGAGCGATCACGCCACACCACACGACCCGAGCACCACGACCACACCACACGACCCGAGCACCACGGCAACATCGCCCGACCCGAGATTGGCCGCCGATAGCACCCCGGCACCGGAACACCCGACGTTCGCTGACGCGTCAGGTGCGTCCGCACCGCGGACCGGCGCCTTCCTGCCGGCCGACGACGCCACCGATCCGGACAAAGTGGCCGCGGCTCTTGAAAGCGCGGAGTCGGAAGCACCACCACCGGACGATCCGGCAACAGCCCCGCCCCGTCTCGAAATGCGTTACGCGGAAGGAAGATTCAAGCTGACCTACGACGCTCCTGCCGACATCGGGGCGCTCGTCGAGCAGGCTCTGCTGGAGGCGAAAGACGCGCTCTTCCGTCTGACAGATTCAGTCCGACCAGCCGCGACAACGTCACCAACCGCGCGAAATGCTGACATCTCAACAACCTCGGCGACCTCAACAACCTCGGCACATGCGCTCTCTAGCGATGTCGACGTGACTCCGAACCCGGACTCGACCCCGGCTACGGCGGCTGCGGTCGAACCCGCAACCTCCGAGCCCAAGAACGGGGCGCCATACCAAAGAAACCACGAAAAACGTTGGCGCCGAACCACTTTCGCTGATGCACTCCTGCTGATGGCGCAACGATCCCTCGACAGCGGAGCGCCCCCACAGTCGAGCCGCAACAGTCGCTATCGCGTCTACCTGCATCTGGACGTCAATGGGCATTCCTGGCTCGGTGGGGGTGCGGCGATCCCACCGACGATTCGCGATCGCTTGATTTGCGACGGCGACATACAACCCATTTGGGAAAGCGAAGGCAGACCCGTCAGCGTCGGCCGGTCTCAACGGATCGTCCCCGACCGAACTCGACGCCTGATGGAGGACAGGGATCGCGGATGTCGCTACCCGGGTTGCCTGGCCAGACATCACCTGGAAGCTCATCACCTCGATCATTGGATCGATGGCGGACGTACCGATGTCGATCGGATGCTGATGCTGTGCGGGCCACACCACGACGCCCATCACCGAGGCGATTTCAGCATGGTCGGCGATCCCGACCGGCCGAACGGCGTCGTCTTCTGTGATCGGGACGGCAGACCAATCCGACCGCTCTTCGCACCCTTTGGCGGAATGCACCGCGCCGACGCATCTGCATGTGACGACGCCGACGAATCGGTCGATCCGTTGTCAACCGCGCCAACTCGTGCACTGCCTCGTCCCGAACGGCATCCTGCGCCGGACCGCCGCTTCAGCCGCTATGCCGGACCGACGAACGACAGGCTGGAGCTGGCGTGGGTGCGCTTCGAACCAGCGGGGTAG
- a CDS encoding alpha-amylase family protein, whose product MTEPQWVRHSIWWHVYPLGFVGADITGRERHPSADALGHPRTMRALIDWLDYIVDVGLNAIALGPIFRSATHGYDTLDFFDIDERLGTIDDFSALVSACHARGVRIMLDGVFNHVGRDFPCHESLTKATVFEGHEQLVELDHDNPAVADLVVDVMVHWADQGIDAWRLDAAYSVNPEFWATVLPRVRERHPQLYVVGEVLHGDYPDMVEASGMDSCTQYELWKAIWSGLLDRNMFELEWSLRRHNELLLRFVPWTFVGNHDVTRLASRLDDQRLLPHALVLLMTIGGTPAIYYGDEQAFRGIKEERVGGDDEIRPAFPAKAEDLAPFGWPIYRLTQRLVALRRQHPWLHRASSATVHLTNEEYAYRVEAEGHSLTIVLNLKPVAVTIPVPGPRLSAVVVGSAGSSAGFADAPDIPDVAGAARTADEGRASGDVVLGDVLRCDVTPDVVPRDVDLSHVDLSDVDLADDLHRCAVVDDGTAVVVPAYGWAICR is encoded by the coding sequence ATGACTGAGCCGCAGTGGGTGCGTCACAGCATCTGGTGGCATGTCTATCCGCTCGGTTTCGTCGGAGCCGACATCACCGGGAGGGAACGCCATCCATCCGCGGACGCACTCGGCCACCCGCGCACCATGCGAGCGTTGATCGACTGGCTCGACTACATCGTGGACGTCGGACTGAACGCCATCGCGCTAGGTCCGATCTTCCGGTCAGCGACGCACGGCTACGACACCCTCGACTTCTTCGACATCGACGAGCGGCTCGGCACGATCGACGACTTCAGCGCGCTGGTGTCGGCGTGCCACGCTCGTGGTGTCCGGATCATGCTGGACGGCGTCTTCAACCACGTCGGTCGCGACTTTCCCTGTCACGAAAGCCTCACAAAGGCAACTGTTTTCGAGGGGCATGAGCAGCTCGTCGAACTCGATCACGACAATCCCGCAGTTGCCGATCTCGTCGTTGATGTGATGGTGCACTGGGCAGATCAGGGGATTGATGCGTGGCGACTGGATGCGGCATACAGCGTGAATCCCGAGTTCTGGGCGACGGTGCTGCCTCGGGTGCGCGAGCGGCATCCGCAGCTGTATGTCGTAGGCGAGGTGCTGCACGGGGATTACCCGGACATGGTCGAAGCGAGCGGCATGGACAGCTGCACGCAGTACGAATTGTGGAAGGCGATCTGGAGCGGCCTGCTTGACCGCAATATGTTCGAACTGGAATGGTCCCTTCGCCGGCACAACGAACTGCTGTTGAGATTTGTACCGTGGACATTCGTCGGCAATCACGATGTCACCAGGCTGGCCTCCCGACTGGATGATCAACGCCTGCTGCCTCACGCCCTCGTGCTGCTGATGACGATCGGGGGAACGCCGGCGATCTATTACGGCGATGAGCAGGCGTTCCGGGGAATCAAGGAGGAGCGCGTCGGTGGCGATGACGAGATCCGCCCCGCATTTCCTGCCAAGGCGGAGGACCTGGCACCCTTCGGCTGGCCGATCTACCGCCTGACGCAGCGGCTGGTTGCGCTGCGCCGGCAACATCCGTGGTTGCATCGCGCATCGTCCGCCACAGTGCACCTCACCAATGAGGAATATGCGTATCGTGTCGAAGCAGAAGGGCATTCGCTGACCATCGTGCTGAATCTCAAGCCCGTCGCGGTGACGATTCCGGTGCCTGGACCGAGGCTTTCAGCGGTCGTTGTGGGTTCGGCGGGATCGAGCGCGGGGTTTGCCGATGCGCCGGATATCCCCGACGTCGCGGGTGCAGCACGTACCGCAGACGAAGGACGAGCCAGTGGTGACGTTGTGCTTGGTGATGTCCTTCGGTGCGACGTCACCCCTGACGTTGTTCCGCGTGACGTCGATCTGAGTCACGTCGATCTGAGTGACGTCGATCTGGCTGACGACCTGCATCGGTGCGCTGTCGTGGATGACGGCACCGCGGTGGTCGTTCCGGCATACGGCTGGGCGATCTGCCGGTAG
- a CDS encoding 2Fe-2S iron-sulfur cluster-binding protein, with the protein MSLLQTPSDDHGADDRASDDRRVDTSGLDAGGADASGADADGGSRATGLAPVRTRRPAFHPLTVSSVDRLTSTSVAVTFAVPSELSEQFAFEPGQHLTLRATIDGDDVRRSYSICMSRPEALRRKEIRVGSAVVDGGRMSTWLNNEVAVGDVIQVMSPLGTFTRPERDATSVAEGEAVDDEVGNKVGDDGNAAGDLTRNSPDVHDGAVDDSVAVGDSTAHDDRVPDDNSTAHDDSVAVGNSTAHDHSMALYTAAQGTADRVGAGRARHHVAVAAGSGITPVLSIAASILQEHPDERVTLIYGNRRTDSVMFLEELEDLKNAHPSRFHLMLVLSREMQDVELFNGRIDAEKLAALTDSLVAVEDVDDWYLCGPFGLVEDARIFLSDKGVERSRIHHEIFHVDEPAATEAGSPAGAGAGTDALADVLAGARSRVSTSTDDGGSGGVGGSVDSVGQMPNVDGSTGAAVVTVNLDGRTTRIDMADRTETILAATLRERPDAPYSCTGGVCGTCRARVVTGEVTMDRCYALEPEEIAAGLVLACQAHPVTDEVALDYDA; encoded by the coding sequence GTGAGCTTGTTGCAGACACCCTCCGATGACCACGGCGCTGATGACCGTGCCTCTGATGACCGCCGCGTTGACACCAGTGGCCTGGATGCGGGTGGCGCCGATGCCAGTGGCGCCGATGCCGATGGCGGCTCCCGTGCGACCGGCCTCGCGCCCGTGCGGACGCGTCGACCTGCCTTCCATCCACTGACGGTCAGCAGCGTCGACCGGCTGACCTCGACCAGCGTGGCAGTGACGTTTGCCGTTCCGTCGGAATTGTCCGAGCAGTTCGCATTCGAGCCGGGCCAGCACCTCACGCTGCGGGCAACAATCGATGGCGACGACGTGCGCCGGTCCTACTCGATCTGCATGTCACGGCCAGAAGCGTTGCGACGTAAGGAAATTCGCGTCGGATCTGCGGTCGTCGACGGTGGACGTATGTCGACCTGGCTCAACAACGAGGTTGCGGTCGGTGACGTGATCCAGGTGATGTCACCGCTCGGCACATTCACGCGACCGGAGCGCGATGCCACGTCGGTGGCCGAAGGTGAGGCCGTTGACGACGAAGTCGGCAACAAGGTCGGCGATGACGGGAACGCTGCGGGCGACCTCACACGCAACTCGCCCGACGTCCACGACGGTGCCGTCGATGACAGCGTGGCGGTCGGCGACAGCACCGCCCACGACGACCGCGTGCCCGACGACAACAGCACCGCCCACGACGACAGCGTGGCGGTCGGCAACAGCACCGCCCACGACCACAGCATGGCCCTCTACACCGCCGCCCAAGGGACCGCTGATCGAGTCGGCGCCGGTCGGGCTCGTCACCATGTCGCTGTTGCCGCCGGATCGGGCATCACACCGGTCTTGTCAATCGCGGCGTCGATACTGCAGGAACATCCGGACGAACGCGTCACGCTCATCTACGGCAACCGGCGCACCGATTCGGTGATGTTCCTCGAGGAACTGGAAGACCTCAAGAACGCCCACCCCAGTCGGTTCCACCTCATGCTCGTCTTGTCGCGCGAGATGCAGGACGTGGAGTTGTTCAACGGTCGCATCGACGCAGAAAAGCTGGCTGCCCTGACCGACTCGTTGGTCGCCGTCGAAGACGTCGACGACTGGTACCTGTGCGGCCCGTTCGGACTGGTCGAAGACGCCCGAATCTTCCTGTCCGACAAGGGAGTCGAGCGTTCGCGCATCCACCACGAGATTTTTCACGTTGACGAGCCAGCGGCTACCGAGGCGGGCTCACCCGCCGGTGCCGGCGCTGGCACCGACGCCCTTGCCGATGTTCTTGCCGGAGCGCGCAGCCGGGTGAGCACCTCCACAGATGATGGTGGGAGCGGCGGCGTGGGTGGCTCGGTCGATTCGGTGGGTCAGATGCCTAACGTCGATGGCTCGACGGGTGCGGCTGTGGTCACAGTGAATCTCGACGGTCGCACTACACGCATCGACATGGCTGACCGCACCGAGACGATTCTCGCGGCGACGCTGCGCGAACGACCAGATGCGCCATACAGCTGCACAGGCGGCGTCTGTGGAACGTGCCGGGCACGGGTCGTGACCGGTGAGGTCACGATGGACCGGTGCTACGCCCTTGAACCCGAAGAGATCGCGGCCGGGCTGGTGCTCGCGTGTCAGGCCCACCCGGTGACCGACGAGGTCGCGTTGGACTACGACGCCTGA
- the paaD gene encoding 1,2-phenylacetyl-CoA epoxidase subunit PaaD has protein sequence MSSLKMTDSATVAHVPAAATVSAAGPVGTGVECVATADPAEASGSSVNPAVASGSSADPTLASGSSADPTLASGSEPASSSLLPAAADIVIRVEAHIRAVPDPEIPVISIDDLGIVRDVVVNSADSSVWVTITPTYSGCPAMRAIERAIVDAAARDGFAAYVDTRLSPAWTTDWISESGRNALREFGIAPPDASAHMTGSGAHAAGGAVSLTLQRRSVACPVCGSTDTEELSRFGATACKALRRCLTCREPFEEFKPL, from the coding sequence ATGAGCAGCCTCAAGATGACCGATTCGGCAACGGTTGCTCACGTTCCGGCTGCTGCGACAGTGTCCGCTGCGGGCCCGGTGGGCACCGGCGTTGAGTGTGTGGCCACCGCGGACCCAGCCGAGGCGTCCGGTTCGTCCGTGAACCCGGCAGTGGCGTCCGGTTCTTCCGCGGATCCGACACTGGCGTCCGGTTCGTCCGCGGACCCGACACTGGCGTCCGGTTCGGAACCGGCTTCGTCGTCCCTGCTGCCCGCGGCGGCCGACATCGTCATACGCGTCGAGGCGCACATCCGCGCGGTGCCCGATCCGGAGATCCCGGTGATCTCGATCGACGATCTTGGCATCGTGCGCGACGTCGTCGTCAACAGCGCGGACAGTTCGGTGTGGGTGACGATCACGCCGACGTACAGCGGCTGCCCGGCGATGCGCGCGATCGAGCGCGCGATCGTCGATGCTGCCGCGCGTGACGGCTTTGCGGCATACGTCGATACTCGACTGTCGCCTGCGTGGACGACAGACTGGATCAGCGAATCCGGCCGAAACGCGTTGCGGGAGTTCGGGATTGCGCCACCGGATGCCAGCGCCCACATGACTGGATCGGGCGCTCACGCGGCCGGCGGAGCAGTGTCGCTGACACTGCAGCGGCGATCGGTGGCGTGCCCGGTCTGCGGATCGACTGACACCGAGGAACTGTCCCGGTTCGGTGCCACCGCCTGCAAGGCGCTGCGTCGTTGCCTGACCTGTCGTGAACCGTTCGAGGAGTTCAAACCACTGTGA
- the paaC gene encoding 1,2-phenylacetyl-CoA epoxidase subunit PaaC, protein MTDNDSAVAVASSTASVPATVVSAETAAYVLGLGDDALIYAQRLGEWISRAPQIEEDMALGNIGLDLLGQARALLTRAGQLDGTGRDEDRLAYFRDEREFRCVHLVQQPRGDFAHEMARLLWFSSYQTELYAALAGSADEIVAGVARKATKEVSYHRDHARQWMLRLGDGTTQSHERMQDALNWVSGYTSELFFDDRVSVAAADSGIGVLPSRLLSGATQFVQSVVAEATLVMPDPPLQNARGGRDGVHSQAMGYLLAEMQHIARSHPDATSW, encoded by the coding sequence ATGACGGACAACGATTCTGCGGTTGCAGTTGCATCATCGACGGCATCGGTTCCGGCGACCGTCGTGTCGGCGGAGACTGCGGCATACGTGCTCGGACTCGGCGACGATGCGCTGATCTACGCCCAGCGCTTGGGGGAGTGGATCTCCCGCGCGCCGCAGATCGAGGAGGACATGGCGCTGGGCAACATCGGCCTCGATCTGCTCGGACAGGCGCGCGCGCTGCTCACGCGGGCCGGCCAACTCGACGGCACCGGTCGCGACGAGGATCGCCTGGCGTACTTCCGTGACGAGCGCGAATTCCGCTGCGTGCACCTGGTGCAGCAGCCGCGTGGCGACTTCGCTCACGAGATGGCTCGGCTGCTGTGGTTCTCCAGCTATCAGACCGAGTTGTATGCCGCGCTCGCCGGTTCCGCGGACGAGATCGTCGCCGGGGTGGCGCGCAAGGCAACCAAGGAAGTCAGCTATCACCGTGACCACGCGCGGCAGTGGATGCTGCGACTCGGTGACGGCACCACGCAGTCGCACGAACGCATGCAGGACGCGTTGAACTGGGTCAGCGGATACACCTCGGAGTTGTTCTTCGACGACCGGGTCTCGGTGGCCGCTGCGGACTCCGGGATCGGTGTATTGCCGAGTCGATTGCTTTCGGGTGCAACGCAATTCGTGCAGTCGGTCGTTGCTGAAGCGACGCTGGTGATGCCGGATCCGCCGCTGCAGAACGCACGCGGCGGTCGTGACGGTGTGCACTCGCAGGCGATGGGATACCTGCTGGCGGAGATGCAGCACATTGCGCGCTCGCACCCCGATGCGACGTCGTGGTGA
- the paaB gene encoding 1,2-phenylacetyl-CoA epoxidase subunit PaaB, whose translation MSAPASGSGDAATPSADRGNWPLWEVFVRAKRGLAHGHVGSLHAPDAELALRNARDLYTRRQEGVSIWVVRAGDIVASSPDEKGAFFDPAADKVYRHPTFYDVPKDVEYL comes from the coding sequence TTGAGCGCACCGGCCTCCGGCTCGGGTGACGCGGCGACGCCCTCCGCGGATCGTGGGAACTGGCCCCTGTGGGAGGTCTTCGTGCGAGCCAAGCGCGGTCTCGCCCATGGCCATGTCGGTTCGCTGCACGCGCCCGACGCCGAACTCGCCCTGCGCAACGCGCGCGATCTCTACACCCGCCGCCAGGAGGGCGTCTCGATCTGGGTGGTGCGGGCCGGCGACATCGTCGCGAGCAGCCCGGATGAGAAGGGCGCGTTCTTCGATCCCGCCGCCGACAAGGTCTACCGCCACCCGACGTTCTACGACGTGCCGAAGGATGTCGAATACCTATGA
- the paaA gene encoding 1,2-phenylacetyl-CoA epoxidase subunit PaaA — MYGNDFALPSDNTETPGQQAQAAAPNADTPLNAADNGALDAVVGTATTRGPGGSFDALLAADQRIEPRDDMPDAYRQTLIRQIAQHAHSEIIGMQPEGNWISRAPSLRRKAILMAKVQDEAGHGLYLYSAAETLGVDRSELLDKLHAGKQRYSSIFNYPTATWADAGAIGWLVDGAAIMNQVPLCRCSYGPYARAMIRVCKEESFHQRQGFEILWTLARGTDRQRAMAQDAANRWWWPALMMFGPPDTGEAATGGHTEQSMAWGIKRFSNDELRQRFVDMTVPQADKLGLTLPDPDLRWNAERGHYDFGAIDWDEFWQVLKGDGPCNSQRIAHRVKAHEDGAWVREAANAYAAKQAARATADSTSATALAGATAASSVAAGSATTAAEGQVA; from the coding sequence ATGTACGGCAACGACTTTGCGCTCCCGTCGGACAACACCGAGACGCCTGGACAGCAGGCGCAGGCGGCAGCTCCGAACGCCGACACACCTTTGAACGCCGCCGACAACGGCGCCCTCGACGCAGTCGTCGGCACCGCGACGACGCGCGGCCCGGGCGGCAGCTTCGACGCACTGCTGGCGGCCGATCAGCGCATTGAGCCTCGCGATGACATGCCCGACGCCTACCGGCAGACGCTCATCCGTCAGATCGCCCAGCATGCGCATTCGGAGATCATCGGGATGCAGCCGGAGGGCAACTGGATCAGTCGCGCCCCGTCACTGCGGCGCAAGGCGATCCTGATGGCCAAGGTGCAGGACGAGGCCGGCCACGGGCTCTACCTGTATTCCGCAGCGGAAACGCTCGGTGTCGACCGCTCGGAGTTGCTCGACAAGCTGCACGCCGGCAAGCAGCGGTACTCCTCGATCTTCAACTACCCCACGGCAACCTGGGCCGACGCGGGCGCGATCGGCTGGCTGGTCGACGGTGCCGCGATCATGAACCAGGTGCCGTTGTGCCGCTGCTCGTACGGTCCGTACGCGCGCGCCATGATCCGGGTGTGCAAGGAGGAGTCCTTCCATCAGCGGCAGGGCTTCGAGATTCTCTGGACTCTCGCTCGTGGAACCGACCGGCAGCGTGCGATGGCTCAGGATGCCGCGAACCGATGGTGGTGGCCGGCGCTGATGATGTTCGGCCCGCCGGACACCGGCGAAGCGGCCACCGGCGGTCACACCGAGCAGTCGATGGCCTGGGGGATCAAGCGATTCAGCAACGACGAGTTGCGTCAGCGCTTCGTGGACATGACTGTGCCGCAGGCGGACAAGCTCGGCCTGACTCTGCCTGATCCCGATCTGCGGTGGAATGCCGAGCGTGGGCACTACGACTTCGGTGCCATCGACTGGGACGAGTTCTGGCAGGTGCTCAAGGGCGACGGGCCGTGCAACTCTCAGCGCATCGCCCACCGCGTGAAGGCGCATGAGGACGGCGCGTGGGTGCGCGAGGCCGCGAACGCGTACGCCGCAAAGCAGGCGGCTCGCGCAACGGCCGATTCCACCAGCGCCACTGCACTTGCCGGCGCAACCGCCGCATCGAGCGTGGCGGCAGGGTCAGCAACAACTGCGGCAGAAGGACAGGTGGCCTGA
- a CDS encoding GNAT family N-acetyltransferase: MSDASVRTARATDAPAVGAVQAAVWRTAFVGIVDESVLAQFEPAAFAQVWARSLRQPPSPLHRLLVATEADQIVGFAAIGPTSDPDHQQSEEDPTGEILAMGVHPDARRRGHGSRLLNAAVDTLRAGDFTTVLAWLPAEDDELRAFAAAAGLTPDGAWRDHVVGADDRTAREVRLVADLREHAD, translated from the coding sequence ATGAGTGACGCCAGTGTTCGCACCGCCCGAGCCACCGACGCCCCGGCAGTCGGGGCAGTGCAAGCTGCCGTATGGCGCACCGCGTTCGTCGGCATCGTCGATGAATCGGTCCTGGCGCAGTTCGAGCCCGCGGCCTTCGCGCAGGTATGGGCCCGATCGTTGCGGCAGCCTCCATCACCGTTGCACCGACTGCTGGTGGCGACGGAAGCGGACCAGATCGTCGGCTTCGCTGCCATCGGCCCGACCAGCGATCCCGACCACCAGCAGTCCGAGGAAGATCCGACCGGCGAGATCCTCGCGATGGGCGTCCATCCGGATGCCCGGCGCCGCGGTCACGGCTCACGCCTGCTGAACGCCGCGGTCGACACCCTCCGCGCCGGCGACTTCACGACCGTGCTCGCCTGGCTGCCCGCAGAAGACGACGAGTTGCGCGCCTTCGCCGCCGCGGCAGGGCTGACCCCGGACGGCGCGTGGCGCGACCACGTCGTGGGCGCCGACGACCGCACCGCTCGCGAGGTACGCCTGGTCGCCGACCTGCGCGAGCATGCCGACTGA
- a CDS encoding AzlC family ABC transporter permease produces the protein MPTDPMNPVEPTDPSRPRVPGVDPGVDPGVDGTSTAVDGTATADARRAVIRKGIWVGVATGAYGISYGALAVTSGLSVWQAIALSLLLFSGGSQFALIGVLGAGGSGASAIGTSTLLGLRNGFYGIQVSRLLQVTGWRRALAAQLTIDESTAVSVTQTDRDLARTGFWWTGLAVYVLWGGMSAVGAVLGDAIGDPRRYGLDAAAPAAFCALIWPRLGTRRAQLTAVSAALIALAVSPHAPSGIPVLVAAIAAVVAGILPGGPGSAVRSAAESAVGSAVEMRSALGSGSGPTDAAGSSEAPGPDAGIS, from the coding sequence ATGCCGACTGATCCGATGAATCCGGTGGAGCCGACGGATCCGAGTCGCCCGCGTGTTCCTGGAGTCGATCCGGGAGTCGATCCGGGCGTCGACGGGACCAGCACGGCCGTCGACGGGACGGCCACCGCGGACGCGCGACGCGCCGTCATACGCAAAGGGATCTGGGTCGGCGTCGCCACCGGCGCCTACGGCATCAGTTACGGCGCGCTGGCAGTGACATCAGGGTTGTCGGTCTGGCAGGCGATCGCCTTGTCACTGCTGTTGTTCAGCGGTGGGTCGCAATTCGCGCTCATCGGCGTGCTGGGTGCCGGCGGATCCGGCGCGAGTGCGATCGGCACCTCCACGCTGCTCGGGCTGCGCAACGGCTTCTACGGGATCCAGGTCAGCCGGCTGCTGCAGGTCACCGGCTGGCGGCGTGCGCTCGCCGCGCAACTCACCATCGACGAGTCGACGGCCGTATCAGTGACCCAGACCGACCGCGACCTCGCGCGCACCGGATTCTGGTGGACCGGTCTCGCGGTGTACGTCCTGTGGGGCGGTATGTCGGCCGTCGGAGCAGTGCTTGGCGATGCCATCGGCGACCCGAGGCGATACGGCCTCGACGCCGCCGCGCCGGCCGCATTCTGCGCGTTGATCTGGCCCCGCCTGGGCACGCGACGCGCGCAGCTGACAGCGGTCAGCGCAGCGCTCATCGCGCTGGCGGTCTCGCCGCACGCGCCGAGCGGCATACCGGTGCTCGTCGCTGCAATCGCTGCGGTGGTGGCCGGCATCCTGCCGGGCGGGCCGGGGTCGGCGGTCAGGTCGGCAGCCGAGTCGGCAGTCGGGTCGGCAGTCGAGATGCGGTCAGCGCTCGGGTCCGGGTCGGGGCCGACCGACGCGGCAGGATCGTCGGAGGCTCCCGGGCCGGACGCTGGAATCTCATGA
- a CDS encoding AzlD domain-containing protein: MSIWVTVLVASFISFATKFAGYVVPQSALGHPVTNRIMHYLPVALLAALIAIQTFTSGSGGYALDARTAGLAVALVCLALRAPFLVVVVAASATAALLRAFGLG, from the coding sequence ATGAGCATCTGGGTCACGGTGTTGGTCGCCAGCTTCATCTCGTTCGCGACGAAATTCGCCGGGTATGTCGTGCCGCAATCCGCGCTCGGCCATCCCGTGACGAACCGCATCATGCACTATCTGCCGGTCGCGCTGCTGGCCGCGCTCATCGCCATCCAGACCTTCACCTCGGGCAGCGGCGGCTACGCGCTCGACGCGCGCACCGCCGGTTTGGCCGTGGCGCTTGTGTGCCTTGCGTTGCGAGCGCCCTTCCTCGTCGTGGTGGTGGCCGCGTCGGCGACGGCAGCCCTGCTGCGCGCCTTCGGCCTCGGCTGA
- a CDS encoding tyrosine-protein phosphatase, producing the protein MTEPAWIDLEGVANMRDVGGLPTTDGGTVQPGRLLRSDNLQDLTAADIDRLLQQYGVTDVVDLRSNTELRITGPAPMQALNDVAHYHFSLFPDDRPADTADALVLPWHGRAEQPRDVDPTASHYLGYLAERPDSISAALAVLARSAGATVVHCAAGKDRTGTVVALALTVAGVPRDAVVADYAASTERVERIVERLRVLPGYAENLAGVPMQAHYSRPEVIDRLLDAVAEEAGSVPDWLRSQGWSDEQVTALRDKLVTP; encoded by the coding sequence GTGACCGAGCCAGCCTGGATCGACCTTGAGGGCGTCGCCAACATGCGCGACGTCGGCGGACTTCCCACCACCGACGGTGGCACCGTGCAGCCCGGGCGGTTGCTGCGCTCGGACAATCTGCAGGACCTCACCGCCGCCGACATCGACCGGTTGCTGCAGCAGTACGGCGTGACCGACGTGGTCGACCTGCGCAGCAACACCGAGCTGCGCATCACCGGGCCGGCACCGATGCAGGCGCTGAATGACGTTGCGCACTATCACTTTTCGTTGTTTCCCGACGACCGCCCCGCCGACACCGCCGACGCACTCGTGTTGCCCTGGCACGGTCGCGCCGAGCAGCCGCGTGATGTCGACCCGACCGCCAGTCACTACCTCGGCTACCTCGCCGAGCGACCGGACTCGATCAGCGCCGCACTCGCCGTGCTGGCGCGCAGCGCCGGTGCGACGGTCGTGCACTGCGCGGCCGGCAAGGACCGCACCGGCACTGTCGTCGCCCTCGCCCTGACCGTCGCCGGAGTGCCGCGCGACGCAGTGGTGGCCGATTACGCCGCGAGCACCGAGCGCGTCGAACGCATCGTCGAGCGCCTGCGCGTGCTTCCCGGCTATGCCGAAAACCTGGCGGGTGTGCCGATGCAGGCGCACTACTCGCGCCCCGAGGTGATCGACCGTCTGCTGGATGCCGTCGCCGAGGAGGCCGGATCCGTGCCGGACTGGTTGCGATCTCAGGGTTGGTCCGACGAGCAGGTGACGGCGCTGCGGGACAAGCTCGTGACGCCGTGA